From one Papio anubis isolate 15944 chromosome 12, Panubis1.0, whole genome shotgun sequence genomic stretch:
- the RBMXL2 gene encoding RNA-binding motif protein, X-linked-like-2 produces MVEADRPGKLFIGGLNLETDEKALEAEFGKYGRIVEVLLMKDRETNKSRGFAFVTFESPADAKAAARDMNGKSLDGKAIKVAQATKPAFESSRRGPPPPRSRGRPRFLRGTRGGGGGPRRSPSRGGPDDDGGYAGDFDLRPSRAPMPMKRGPPPPPRRAGPPPKRAAPSGPARSSGGGMRGRALAVRGRDGYSGPPRREPPPPRRDPYLGPRDEGYSSRDSYSSRDYREPRGFAPSPREYTHREYGHSSVRDDCPLRGYGDRDGYGCRDRDYGDHPSRGSYREPFESYGDLRGGAPGRGTPPSYGGGGRYEEYRGCSPDAYSGGRDSYSSSYGRSDRYSRGRDRVGRPDRGLSLSMERGCPPQRDSYSRSGCRVPRGGGRLGGRMERGGGRSRY; encoded by the coding sequence ATGGTTGAAGCGGATCGCCCGGGGAAGCTGTTCATTGGAGGCCTCAACCTCGAAACCGACGAGAAAGCCCTCGAAGCCGAGTTTGGCAAGTATGGCCGCATCGTCGAGGTGCTCCTGATGAAAGACCGAGAAACCAACAAGTCGAGGGGCTTCGCGTTCGTCACCTTCGAAAGCCCCGCAGACGCCAAGGCCGCCGCCAGAGACATGAACGGCAAGTCCCTGGATGGTAAGGCCATCAAGGTGGCCCAGGCCACCAAACCGGCGTTCGAGAGCAGCCGGCGAGGCCCGCCGCCTCCTCGCAGCCGCGGTCGCCCGAGGTTCCTGCGCGGAACCCGCGGAGGTGGCGGCGGCCCGCGGCGTTCCCCCTCCCGGGGCGGGCCCGATGACGACGGCGGCTACGCGGGAGATTTCGACCTGCGGCCCTCCAGGGCCCCGATGCCTATGAAGCgcgggccgccgccgccgccgcgcagGGCCGGCCCACCCCCGAAGAGGGCAGCGCCGTCGGGTCCGGCTCGCAGCAGCGGCGGTGGAATGCGCGGGAGGGCCCTGGCCGTGCGGGGGCGAGACGGCTACTCAGGACCACCGCGCCGAGAGCCGCCGCCCCCGCGCCGCGACCCCTATCTGGGCCCGCGGGATGAGGGCTACTCGTCCAGAGACAGCTACTCGAGCCGAGACTACCGCGAACCCCGGGGTTTTGCCCCCTCGCCCAGAGAGTACACCCACCGCGAATACGGCCACTCCAGTGTCCGGGACGACTGTCCCTTGAGAGGCTACGGCGACCGAGACGGCTACGGGTGTCGCGACCGTGACTACGGGGATCATCCCAGCAGAGGTTCCTACCGAGAGCCCTTTGAGAGCTACGGAGACCTGCGCGGCGGCGCCCCAGGACGGGGGACACCGCCATCTTACGGAGGAGGAGGCCGCTACGAGGAGTACCGGGGCTGCTCACCGGATGCCTACAGCGGCGGCCGCGACAGTTACAGCAGCAGTTATGGCCGGAGCGACCGCTACTCGAGGGGCCGAGACCGGGTGGGCAGACCAGATCGTGGGCTGTCTCTGTCCATGGAAAGGGGCTGCCCTCCCCAGCGTGATTCTTACAGCCGATCGGGCTGCAGGGTGCCTAGGGGCGGAGGCCGTCTAGGAGGCCGCATGGAGAGAGGAGGAGGCCGGAGCAGATACTAA